One part of the Sorangiineae bacterium MSr11954 genome encodes these proteins:
- a CDS encoding cytochrome P460 family protein: MTAAASTWSAAALVSCALAGACGGGSRAPVGVSTAAPGGPSTTVARDAGAARGPEGIPSDFRTNLTKINRARFVSNGHAGGRYEVDVYANPAGKNAALSASGDIPVGARLVKEHFERVGDGVQPGPVMMMEKMERGFDPDHGDWAYVVVNSAGAQVQNGRVEACAGCHDDAPHDHVFRVSE, encoded by the coding sequence TTGACCGCCGCCGCCAGCACGTGGAGCGCGGCTGCGCTCGTGAGCTGCGCGCTCGCGGGCGCGTGCGGCGGAGGCTCGCGCGCACCGGTGGGCGTGTCGACCGCCGCGCCCGGCGGACCTTCCACGACCGTGGCGCGTGACGCGGGCGCGGCGCGCGGACCCGAGGGCATCCCCTCGGATTTTCGAACGAACTTAACGAAGATCAACCGGGCGCGCTTCGTCTCGAATGGTCACGCCGGAGGTCGCTACGAGGTCGACGTGTACGCCAACCCCGCCGGAAAGAACGCCGCGCTCTCCGCGAGCGGCGACATCCCGGTCGGGGCGCGCCTCGTCAAGGAGCACTTCGAGCGTGTGGGCGATGGTGTCCAGCCCGGCCCCGTCATGATGATGGAAAAGATGGAGCGAGGGTTCGACCCCGATCACGGTGACTGGGCGTACGTGGTGGTCAACTCGGCCGGCGCCCAGGTTCAGAACGGGCGGGTCGAGGCCTGCGCCGGGTGCCATGACGATGCCCCGCACGACCACGTTTTTCGCGTCAGCGAATGA